A genomic window from Nicotiana sylvestris chromosome 11, ASM39365v2, whole genome shotgun sequence includes:
- the LOC138881124 gene encoding uncharacterized protein — MGQTQVVMPDQVQEQGVQNSPPPVPNVVPTVALPAVGKQYARDFERLVQTPDMDVSTYNTKFYKMAIYAPHLVPTEEARVQRLKTRDVRSVQLVIHVRRPRHEGLSVVVLVKLEEQEIKDNNNNKLGHHLRDCPQPSRNFNQASIQSVAPTQTTRNTSGATSTGNRGRGAGDRATGNQGQGNAGRGQARVFAFTRQDAQASNAVVTVVTLVRESLLAEYAYYACQIWVEGRDTLASLIVLDMIDFDVLMGVDWLSSCYAIVDCHAKIVKFEIPNKPNFILRGNQVPETCKIVSFMKAQRLLKKGCLGVLAIVNDTRKETVSIKNVPVVREFDVFPKDLLELPPIREIDFGIDFLPDTQPTSIPPYRMAPTELRELKQQLQDLLDNRFIRPSVSLWGAPVLFVKKKDRSLRMCIDYRQLNKITIRNKYSLPRIDGMFDQLQGAAHFSKIDFRSGYHHLRIKDEDISKTAFRTRYKHYEFLVMPFGLTNALAAFMDLMNRVFKPFLDRFIVVFIDDILIYSRSQGEHENHLRTDFSRIAAPLTKLTQKNAKFQWTEECDQSFQKLKTCLTTAPILALPLGFGGFTVFCDASRVGLGCVLMQNGRVIAYASRQLKKYEQNYPTHYLEMATSDLNLRQRYWMEILKDYDCSILYHPGKANLVADALSRKSMGSLAHIAPTKRLLDKDIQRLEDIGIRFSVRNSEVKAEHQRPAALLKQIEIPEWKWERITMDFVTGLPRTLRGYDSVWEFQYPSSLIEDHSSFHAFGNLFKKHWVIEALAIPLDEKLSYEEESMTIVDRQTMSLSDPKMWVTKIVIRYH; from the exons ATGGGTCAAACCCAAGTTGTTATGCCAGATCAAGTGCAAGAGCAGGGAGTTCAGAACTCTCCACCACCAGTACCAAATGTTGTACCTACTGTTGCCTTACCTGCAGTAGGAAAG CAATATGCTAGAGACTTTGAGAGATTGGTTCAGACTCCTGATATGGATGTATCAACATATAACACTAAGTTTTATAAGATGGCTATATATGCTCCTCACTTAGTGCCTACCGAAGAAGCTCGAGttcagag ATTGAAAACAAGGGACGTGAGGAGCGTGCAACTAGTGATTCACGTAAGAAGGCCAAGACATGAGGGGCTTTCAGTGGTGGTTTTAGTGAAATTAGAAGAGCAGGAAATcaaggacaacaacaacaacaag TTGGGACATCACTTGAGGGATTGCCCTCAGCCTTCGAGAAATTTCAACCAGGCTTCTATTCAGTCAGTTGCACCGACTCAGACTACTCGTAATACTTCAGGTGCTACAAGTACAGGAAATAGAGGTCGAGGTGCTGGAGACCGTGCTACTGGGAATCAAGGACAAGGCAATGCTGGCAGAGGTCAGGCGAgagtttttgcatttactagaCAGGATGCTCAGGCCTCGAATGCAGTGGTTACAG TTGTTACTCTTGTTAGAGAGTCTTTGTTAGCTGAATACGCATATTATGCTTGTCAGATTTGGGTTGAGGGTAGAGATACTCTAGCTAGCCTTATTgtacttgatatgattgactttgacGTGCTGATGGGAgtggattggttatcttcttgCTATGCTATAGTCGATTGTCATGCAAAGATAGTTAAGTTTGAGATACCAAATAAACCCAATTTTATTCTAAGAGGGAATCAGGTTCCAGAGACTTGCAAAATTGTATCTTTTATGAAGGCTCAACGACTTCTGAAGAAAGGTTGCTTGGGTGTCTTAGCTATTGTAAATGATACAAGAAAGGAAACAGTTAGTATAAAGAATGTACCAGTAGTGAGAGAATTTGATGTATTTCCTAAGGATTTACTAGAATTGCCTCCAATACGAGAAatagactttggtattgattttctACCTGACACACAACCCACATCGATACCCCCATATCgaatggcaccaacagagttgagggagctaaagcaacagttacaagatttgTTAGATAAccgttttattagacctagtgtatcactATGGGGTGCACCAGTACTATTCGTAAAGAAGAAAGACAGATccctgagaatgtgcattgactacaggcagttgAATAAGATAACAATACGTAATAAATATTCGTTGCCTCGTATAGATGGcatgtttgatcagttacaaggagctgcccacttttcaaagattgacttccGTTCTGGTTATCATCATCttagaatcaaagatgaagatatttctaagactgctttcagaactcgatacaagcactatgagtttcttgtgatgcCTTTCGGACTGACTAATGCTCTAGCtgcattcatggatttaatgaataggGTGTTCAAGCCGTTTCTCGATAGATTTATagtagtatttattgatgatatcctgatatattctCGTAGCCAAGGAGAACATGAGAATCATCTCAGAACT GATTTCTCCAGAATAGCAGCGCCACTGACCAAGCTAACACAGAAAAatgcaaagtttcaatggacggAGGAATGTGACcagagctttcagaaactcaaaacGTGTCTAACAACTGCACCAATATTAGCCTTACCATTAGGTTTCGGAGGATTTACAGTATTCTGTGACGCTTCAAGGGTGGGATTAGGATGTGTTCTCATGCAAAATGGCcgtgttattgcttatgcttcgagacaATTGAAAAAGTATGAGCAAAACTACCCTACACATTATTTAGAGATGGCTACA AGCGATCTAAATCTTCGACAACGTTATTGGATGGAAATACTCAAAGACTATGATTGTTCTATTTTATATCATCCTGGAAAAGCCAATTtggtggctgatgcattgagtagaaaatctatggggagtttggcgcaTATAGCTCCTACAAAGAGACTTTTGGACAAAGATATTCAGAGACTAGAAGATATAGGTATCCGATTTAGTGTCAGAAATTCTGAG GTTAAGGCTGAGCATCAGCGACCCGCAGCACTGTTAAAACAAATTGAGAtcccagagtggaaatgggaaagaattactatggattttgtcacCGGTCTACCACGAACTCTTAGAGGTTATGATTCTGTGTGG GAGTTCCAATATCCATCATCTCTGATAGAGGATCATAGTTCATTTCACGCTTTTGGAAATCTTTTCAAGAAGCACTGG GTGATTGAAGCACTTGCTATACCACTTGATGAGAAGTTGTCTTACGAGGAAGAGTCGATGACAATTGTTGATAGACAA ACAATGTCCTTAAGTGACCCTAAGATGTGGGTTACAAAAATTGTAATCCGCTATCACTAA